Proteins from a genomic interval of Desulfofustis limnaeus:
- a CDS encoding restriction endonuclease subunit S — MGVMPACALKIAVSFKAAPFCPLMFNKISPFPDGHYLAKALHADKDGVCSTELLVLKPQPDIHPRFLLYSMLSPDFVGQVDASTFGAKMPRANWEFIGSMKLPTPTYETQRLIADYLDRETARIDALVAEKEKMLALLEEKRAALISRAVTRGLDPNAPLKPSNAPWFDKTPLSWSVERLKWVIQSVSSGVSVNASDQPIEGDGFGVLKTSAVAGGAFVPGENKLVWDTEYDRLACPVTKNTIIMSRMNTPNLVGESGYVPEDYPNLFLPDRLWQISFDENRVFVPFVALLLSCKEARHALSSKATGTSPSMKNLAIEEMSSLLVPVPPLEEQVSIYREVARHEAITNPLRSEITNSLELLHERRAALITAAVTGQISVEEMSA, encoded by the coding sequence ATGGGTGTCATGCCCGCCTGCGCGTTGAAAATCGCCGTCTCTTTCAAGGCAGCGCCGTTTTGTCCCTTGATGTTTAACAAAATATCGCCCTTTCCGGACGGACACTATTTAGCGAAAGCGCTTCACGCTGATAAAGATGGTGTGTGCAGCACCGAACTGCTGGTTTTAAAACCACAACCAGATATTCATCCGCGCTTTCTGCTTTATTCGATGCTATCACCTGATTTTGTGGGCCAGGTGGACGCCTCCACTTTTGGGGCAAAAATGCCTCGCGCAAACTGGGAGTTCATTGGTTCCATGAAACTTCCAACCCCGACCTACGAAACCCAACGCCTGATCGCCGACTACCTCGACCGTGAAACCGCGCGCATCGATGCGCTGGTGGCGGAAAAGGAAAAGATGCTGGCCCTGCTGGAGGAAAAGCGCGCCGCCCTCATCAGCCGCGCCGTTACCCGCGGCCTCGACCCCAATGCCCCCCTCAAACCCTCAAACGCACCGTGGTTTGATAAAACTCCATTAAGTTGGTCTGTGGAAAGGCTGAAATGGGTCATTCAATCCGTCAGTTCTGGAGTTAGCGTCAACGCCAGTGATCAGCCGATTGAAGGAGATGGCTTTGGAGTATTAAAAACCAGTGCCGTTGCTGGCGGCGCTTTTGTCCCTGGTGAAAACAAGTTGGTATGGGATACCGAATATGATCGTTTAGCCTGTCCCGTCACTAAAAACACCATCATTATGAGCCGCATGAACACGCCGAACCTTGTGGGAGAAAGCGGCTATGTCCCAGAAGATTATCCGAATCTGTTTCTCCCTGATCGTCTTTGGCAAATCAGTTTTGATGAAAACAGGGTTTTTGTTCCTTTCGTGGCGTTGCTTCTGTCATGCAAAGAGGCGCGACATGCTCTGTCCTCCAAGGCTACTGGAACTAGCCCCAGCATGAAGAACCTCGCCATTGAAGAAATGTCCAGTCTGCTCGTTCCAGTGCCTCCACTGGAGGAGCAAGTATCGATATATCGAGAAGTGGCAAGACACGAAGCCATCACTAACCCGTTGAGAAGCGAAATAACCAATTCACTTGAACTTCTCCATGAACGCCGCGCCGCCTTGATCACTGCCGCCGTGACAGGCCAGATCTCTGTTGAGGAGATGAGCGCATGA
- a CDS encoding retron system putative HNH endonuclease, with protein MRTIQKNDEPASLTAHRQQPHADYDNYADKDTLRQSLVTEQRGLCCYCQSRIRPDKASMKIEHWQCQATYPARQLDYRNLLGACLGGHGRPEREQHCDTRKGNRALCFCPADPAHPVERCIKFLGNGKIASDDVAINTALNDILNLNLGQLVSNRKAVIDAFKQRLGRGNFNAARELQKWDGTQPGDLPEYAQVMVFWLEKKIARATV; from the coding sequence ATGCGCACCATTCAGAAGAACGATGAACCCGCGTCGCTGACGGCCCACCGTCAACAGCCCCACGCCGATTACGACAATTATGCGGATAAGGACACCCTGCGGCAATCCCTGGTGACTGAGCAGCGCGGTCTTTGCTGCTACTGCCAGTCGCGTATCCGCCCCGATAAGGCTAGCATGAAGATCGAACACTGGCAGTGCCAGGCAACATATCCTGCCCGGCAGCTGGATTACCGTAACCTGTTGGGGGCCTGCCTGGGCGGTCATGGCCGCCCCGAGAGAGAGCAGCATTGCGATACCCGCAAGGGTAACAGGGCGCTGTGCTTTTGCCCGGCTGATCCGGCGCACCCTGTAGAGCGATGCATCAAGTTTCTGGGTAATGGAAAAATCGCCTCCGACGACGTTGCCATCAATACCGCGCTGAACGATATTTTGAACCTCAACCTTGGCCAGCTTGTGAGTAACCGCAAGGCGGTGATAGACGCATTCAAGCAGCGGCTGGGGAGAGGAAACTTTAACGCCGCGCGCGAACTGCAGAAATGGGACGGAACCCAGCCGGGTGACCTGCCGGAATATGCGCAAGTGATGGTGTTCTGGCTGGAGAAGAAGATTGCGAGGGCCACAGTATGA
- a CDS encoding ISNCY family transposase, translated as MRRKRNPQTTIFEVLGKHPGPRELEQMDAILATDHHLLDQAYADLLKKSRSDTGRQGMTAEQVVRCTLLKQFRELSYDDLAYYLADSHSFRSFVRLEPGHFPAKSTLQENIKALSEEAWLAIHQFLLAYAQQAKIENGRKIRLDSTAVQTDIHRPTDATLLWDGIRVITRWLFEGKELSPCPGYGCSDHRRVVKKRLLSIQNATKQETRQTAYRDMLHYAGRVIAYAEQAIPELADFGGDSIEDYTHARALAEKLSRAIDLLRRVMDQTERRVFKGEQVPASEKIVSLFETHTDILVKGRRETEFGHKVFLTGGASNLILDCLVERGNPADAERFLPLLKRHIERYGRPPRQSTADGGFASQANLAGAKAADVKDVVFAKKRGLSIVDMAKSTWVYRRLRNFRAGIEANISTLKRSYGLKRCNWSGWEGFKAYIWSAIVAYNLTVLARIQLATA; from the coding sequence ATGCGCAGAAAACGCAATCCACAAACCACGATCTTCGAGGTTCTTGGCAAACATCCCGGACCTCGTGAGCTGGAACAGATGGACGCCATCCTGGCAACCGACCACCATCTGCTTGACCAGGCCTATGCCGATCTGCTCAAGAAAAGCCGCTCCGATACCGGCCGCCAGGGCATGACTGCCGAACAGGTAGTCCGCTGCACGCTCCTCAAACAGTTCCGCGAACTCAGCTACGATGATCTGGCCTATTATCTGGCCGACTCCCATTCGTTTCGCAGCTTCGTCCGCCTTGAACCGGGACACTTTCCGGCCAAATCGACCCTGCAGGAAAATATCAAGGCCCTGAGCGAAGAGGCCTGGCTGGCGATTCACCAGTTTCTGCTCGCCTACGCCCAGCAGGCTAAGATCGAGAACGGCCGGAAGATCCGACTCGACTCCACCGCCGTCCAAACGGATATCCACCGGCCGACCGATGCGACGTTGCTCTGGGACGGGATCCGGGTCATCACCCGCTGGCTGTTTGAGGGCAAGGAACTCAGCCCCTGTCCCGGCTATGGGTGCAGCGATCATCGGCGGGTGGTGAAGAAGCGGTTGCTGTCCATCCAGAACGCTACCAAGCAGGAGACACGCCAGACGGCCTACCGGGATATGCTGCACTATGCCGGTCGCGTGATCGCTTATGCGGAGCAGGCGATCCCCGAGCTTGCCGACTTCGGCGGAGACTCGATTGAAGACTACACTCACGCCCGGGCGCTGGCCGAGAAACTGTCCCGTGCCATTGACCTGCTGCGGCGGGTGATGGACCAGACCGAGCGACGGGTGTTCAAAGGTGAACAGGTACCGGCGTCGGAGAAGATCGTGTCGCTGTTTGAGACGCACACCGACATCCTGGTCAAAGGACGGCGTGAGACGGAGTTTGGGCACAAGGTGTTCCTGACCGGCGGTGCGTCGAACCTGATTCTTGACTGCCTGGTGGAACGAGGCAACCCGGCCGATGCCGAGCGGTTTCTGCCGTTGTTGAAGCGGCATATCGAGCGGTATGGACGCCCGCCCCGGCAGAGCACGGCGGATGGCGGCTTTGCTTCGCAGGCGAACCTGGCGGGAGCCAAGGCAGCAGACGTCAAGGATGTGGTCTTTGCCAAGAAGCGCGGTCTGTCGATCGTGGACATGGCCAAGAGCACGTGGGTTTATCGGCGGTTGCGCAATTTTCGAGCCGGGATCGAGGCGAACATTTCGACGTTGAAACGAAGCTATGGGCTGAAGCGTTGCAACTGGTCGGGTTGGGAAGGCTTCAAGGCATATATCTGGAGTGCGATTGTTGCCTACAACCTCACGGTGCTGGCCCGTATTCAGCTGGCCACGGCCTGA
- a CDS encoding AAA family ATPase: MKLERLSLANYRGFDQVDLKCEPDVTLIAGVNGVGKSALLSAIVKCASHALPRLTHSKEDVLSTAATDIKSGKESLSISAQFKISTADVYVDVARSTGVSTAEAEALTKRRDELRFATRETKKGSKEEQAIEQEITIIEGKLSPAEMPTVRFLPVNPAHDADELIRGIRQTTLQPVAVFYSTSRFLSRLPPMLPKIKGIEIATAYSKALDQLEISLNDFANWYRVQSETGSKKKTKRVFQQLDSVIATFLQDVKSLQLHPERPPRFSVKKNGDTFFLEQLSDGERGLLALVFDLTRRLAIANPESDNPIAEGVALVLIDEIELHLHPKWQRDVLGRLRNVFQNCQFVVTTHSPLVLGEVEARCVRFLEFQDGKVVATTPTEAYGMDANRILLELMGAPVRNKQMETELRALFELIDAENFTQAREMIAALETQLGEHEPELTRAQSLITFLEGSE, translated from the coding sequence ATGAAACTGGAACGCCTCAGCTTGGCCAATTATCGTGGATTTGACCAGGTCGACCTTAAGTGCGAGCCCGATGTCACCCTGATTGCCGGGGTCAACGGGGTGGGAAAATCCGCATTGCTCAGCGCCATCGTCAAATGCGCTTCTCATGCATTGCCCAGGCTGACACACTCAAAAGAAGATGTCCTCTCGACGGCAGCTACCGATATCAAGTCTGGCAAGGAATCCCTTTCCATTTCTGCACAATTCAAAATATCTACCGCTGATGTTTATGTTGATGTTGCCCGTTCCACTGGAGTTAGTACGGCGGAAGCTGAAGCACTCACCAAACGGCGTGATGAACTGCGTTTTGCAACTCGGGAGACAAAGAAAGGCTCGAAAGAAGAACAGGCTATAGAACAAGAAATTACCATTATCGAAGGCAAATTATCTCCTGCCGAAATGCCGACAGTGCGTTTCCTGCCGGTCAATCCGGCTCATGACGCTGATGAGCTGATTCGCGGTATCAGGCAAACCACCTTACAGCCGGTCGCTGTTTTCTATTCGACATCACGCTTTTTGTCGCGTCTCCCTCCCATGCTCCCAAAGATAAAAGGGATTGAAATTGCGACTGCATATAGCAAGGCACTTGATCAGTTGGAAATCTCGCTTAACGATTTTGCCAACTGGTATCGTGTCCAGTCAGAAACCGGATCAAAAAAAAAGACGAAGCGCGTCTTTCAGCAACTGGATTCCGTTATCGCCACGTTTTTACAGGATGTGAAAAGCCTGCAGCTTCACCCCGAACGGCCTCCACGGTTCAGCGTGAAGAAGAATGGCGATACATTTTTTCTGGAACAGCTCTCCGACGGCGAACGCGGTCTGCTGGCGCTGGTGTTCGACCTGACCCGCCGCCTGGCCATCGCCAATCCAGAAAGCGACAACCCCATTGCCGAGGGCGTGGCGCTGGTGCTGATCGACGAGATCGAATTGCACCTGCACCCGAAATGGCAACGGGATGTGCTGGGGCGTTTGCGTAACGTCTTCCAGAACTGCCAGTTTGTGGTGACCACCCATTCGCCGCTGGTGCTGGGTGAGGTTGAGGCGCGCTGCGTGCGCTTTCTGGAGTTTCAGGACGGCAAGGTCGTCGCGACCACGCCGACCGAAGCCTACGGGATGGATGCCAACCGCATTCTGCTGGAGCTGATGGGCGCACCGGTGCGCAACAAGCAGATGGAAACGGAGCTGCGCGCCCTATTCGAATTGATCGATGCGGAGAACTTCACCCAGGCCCGCGAAATGATTGCCGCACTGGAAACGCAGCTGGGCGAGCACGAACCGGAGCTGACCCGTGCCCAGTCGCTGATCACCTTTCTGGAGGGCTCGGAGTAA
- a CDS encoding type I restriction-modification system subunit M gives MTPGNFQQLANFIWSVADLLRGPYRPPQYERVMLPLTVLRRFDAVLAPTKEAVLKRYETLKGKDPQLVDRVLNELAKDDGGNPLGFHNHSQLDFRKLGLVFEDLIRRFNEAANETAGDHFTPREVIRLMVNLLLEPDTQVLTQAGKIVTICDPACGTGGMLAESQNWLRAHNEQATVKVYGQDYNPRSYAVAASDLLIKGHKDSRIEYGNTLTNDQFSDMRFDYLLANPPFGVDWKGEKKEIDRWPNFRGYNGKLPRINDGALLFLIHMIAKFQPWQPGNRDKPGSRIAIVFNGSPLFTGGAGSGESEIRRWIIEHDWLEAIVALPEQMFYNTGIGTFVWVLSNRKEAHRKGKIQLIDARERWTPMKRSLGNKRRWLDEKAIDEVTREHGALTESNTSKIFDNADFGYRRVTILRPLRLKFQLTQEAKERYLDTCPELLDAVLAIEEVYGSDAHYDWNDVWDEVQKIVKQLPDDVEGWAKGAKGTAQKKAFRDAFTEVDPEAEPVIAKVHKEAALDFEALFPGQTLPELAPDKLKAMLGLNPAEKGKYVEYEADSNLKDFENIPLKEDVISYVLREVHPYVADAWIDRDTLDEQDGGIGKVGYEINFNREFFQYQPPRPLAEIDAELEAVEKRIMGLLREVTE, from the coding sequence ATGACCCCAGGCAATTTCCAGCAACTAGCAAATTTCATCTGGTCTGTGGCCGATTTGCTGCGCGGACCCTACCGGCCGCCGCAGTACGAACGGGTCATGCTTCCTTTGACCGTGCTGCGCCGTTTCGATGCTGTTCTGGCCCCCACCAAAGAGGCGGTCCTCAAGCGCTACGAGACCTTGAAGGGCAAAGACCCGCAGCTGGTGGACCGGGTGTTGAACGAACTGGCCAAGGACGATGGCGGCAATCCGCTGGGTTTTCACAATCATAGCCAGCTCGATTTCCGCAAACTGGGACTGGTGTTCGAAGACCTTATCCGGCGCTTCAACGAGGCGGCCAATGAGACGGCCGGTGACCACTTCACCCCTCGCGAGGTCATCCGCCTGATGGTCAACCTGCTGCTGGAGCCCGATACTCAGGTGCTCACCCAGGCGGGCAAAATCGTCACCATCTGCGACCCGGCCTGCGGCACTGGCGGCATGCTGGCAGAAAGCCAGAACTGGCTACGCGCCCACAACGAGCAGGCCACGGTCAAGGTCTACGGCCAGGACTACAACCCGCGCTCCTACGCAGTTGCCGCCTCCGACCTGCTAATCAAGGGGCACAAGGACAGCCGCATCGAATACGGCAACACCCTGACCAACGATCAGTTCTCCGACATGCGCTTCGACTACCTGCTGGCCAATCCTCCCTTTGGCGTGGACTGGAAGGGGGAGAAAAAGGAGATCGACCGCTGGCCCAACTTTCGCGGCTATAACGGCAAGCTACCGCGCATCAACGACGGCGCACTGCTTTTTCTGATCCACATGATCGCCAAGTTTCAGCCGTGGCAGCCGGGCAACCGCGACAAGCCCGGCTCGCGCATCGCCATCGTCTTCAACGGCTCGCCGCTCTTCACCGGCGGCGCGGGCAGCGGCGAAAGCGAAATCCGTCGCTGGATCATCGAACACGACTGGCTGGAGGCCATTGTCGCTTTGCCCGAGCAGATGTTCTACAACACCGGCATCGGCACCTTCGTCTGGGTGCTCAGCAACCGCAAAGAGGCGCACCGCAAGGGCAAAATCCAACTGATCGACGCCCGCGAGCGCTGGACACCGATGAAACGAAGCCTCGGCAACAAGCGCCGCTGGCTGGATGAAAAGGCCATCGATGAAGTGACCCGCGAGCATGGTGCACTGACTGAATCGAACACAAGCAAGATCTTTGACAATGCCGACTTCGGCTACCGCCGCGTCACCATACTGCGTCCGCTGCGCCTTAAGTTCCAGCTCACCCAGGAGGCCAAGGAACGCTACCTCGACACCTGCCCGGAACTTCTCGACGCCGTGCTGGCCATCGAAGAGGTGTACGGCAGTGACGCGCACTATGATTGGAATGATGTTTGGGACGAGGTGCAGAAGATCGTCAAACAGTTGCCCGACGATGTCGAAGGCTGGGCCAAGGGGGCCAAGGGCACGGCACAGAAAAAGGCCTTTCGCGACGCCTTCACCGAGGTCGACCCCGAGGCCGAGCCGGTGATCGCCAAGGTGCACAAGGAAGCCGCTCTGGATTTCGAGGCGTTATTCCCCGGCCAAACCCTGCCCGAACTTGCGCCGGATAAGCTGAAAGCCATGCTGGGACTCAACCCGGCAGAGAAAGGAAAATATGTCGAGTACGAGGCAGACTCCAACCTGAAGGATTTTGAAAACATTCCCCTCAAAGAAGATGTGATCAGCTATGTGCTGCGCGAGGTGCACCCCTATGTGGCGGACGCCTGGATCGACCGCGACACGCTCGACGAGCAGGACGGCGGCATCGGCAAGGTGGGGTACGAGATCAACTTCAACCGCGAATTCTTCCAGTACCAGCCACCGAGGCCGCTGGCCGAGATCGATGCGGAACTGGAGGCGGTGGAGAAACGGATCATGGGCTTGCTGCGGGAGGTGACGGAGTGA
- a CDS encoding helix-turn-helix transcriptional regulator encodes MATLYNRVKLVRLKTVISETGYSRSRVYELIAQRLWPKPVSIGSRSIAWPSSEVDVLIAARIAGKTDEEIRRLVADLEEARKSYWDQSMGFAASFSNVQPGAGSTN; translated from the coding sequence ATGGCAACGCTGTACAATCGAGTCAAATTAGTACGTCTTAAAACCGTCATCTCTGAAACAGGTTACTCCCGTTCACGCGTCTACGAACTTATCGCTCAAAGGCTCTGGCCAAAACCGGTCAGTATCGGTTCCCGATCAATAGCTTGGCCCTCGTCCGAAGTAGATGTCCTCATTGCTGCACGTATTGCAGGGAAAACTGATGAGGAAATCCGAAGGCTGGTTGCTGATCTCGAAGAAGCCCGCAAATCCTACTGGGATCAAAGCATGGGCTTTGCGGCATCTTTCTCAAACGTGCAACCGGGTGCCGGCAGTACCAATTAA
- a CDS encoding terminase small subunit, translated as MGARRTIKKEKFAHKYVETGNASEAYRFAYNTERMKPGSVNRMASELLKDLYVTSTVEKLRKRMMAKIDLSAEMVLTECTRIAFFDPRKLFNEDKSLRDLAELNSQEASAIASIDIFEVRGKGDREGTTFVKRIRFNDKLKALDVLAKHLGLYNTVSQDQKTRLVIVKDFTGEIKRE; from the coding sequence ATGGGAGCTAGGCGAACGATTAAAAAAGAAAAATTCGCTCATAAATATGTCGAAACCGGCAATGCATCGGAGGCCTACCGGTTTGCTTATAATACGGAACGGATGAAGCCCGGAAGCGTTAATAGGATGGCGAGCGAACTGTTGAAAGACCTCTACGTAACCTCTACCGTGGAAAAGTTGCGGAAGAGGATGATGGCTAAAATAGATCTCTCCGCAGAGATGGTCCTGACTGAGTGTACCAGAATCGCTTTCTTCGATCCCCGCAAGCTCTTTAATGAGGATAAATCGCTTCGAGACCTTGCCGAGTTGAACTCCCAGGAAGCTTCTGCTATCGCGAGTATCGACATATTTGAGGTTCGAGGAAAAGGGGATAGGGAGGGGACTACCTTTGTGAAACGGATTAGATTCAATGATAAGCTTAAGGCCCTTGATGTCCTAGCAAAACATCTCGGTCTGTACAATACGGTCAGCCAGGACCAGAAAACAAGGTTGGTCATCGTCAAGGACTTCACGGGAGAAATAAAACGGGAATAG
- a CDS encoding type I restriction endonuclease subunit R produces MKQTSEAAFETAIEAVLLDDGYSKLASGAFDTERAIFPDEALTFIRETQSKNWEKLESLHGAETGERVLQALTKWLDTHGALTTLRHGFKCFGKTLRIAFFRPAHGLNPELEARYRANRLGITRQLYFSGKNKKSLDVVLSVNGIPVVTLELKNPLSGQTAANAIHQYRHDRDPREPVFLFTKRTLVHFAVDTEEAHMTTCLAGTSTHFLPFNKGRDGGAGNPPDREGRNYKTAYLWEEVLQRDSLLDLLARFLHLDIDEKVTDEGKKVRKETMIFPRYHQLQAVRQMVAGAGSEGVGHNYLVEHSAGSGKSNTIGWLAHRLSSLHNERDERIFDSVVVITDRVVLDRQLQNTIYQFDHRQGVVQKIDEDSRQLAEALEAGVPIIITTLQKFPFVSGQLMKMAEERGEGSSHLPTRKYAVIIDEAHSSQSGETATELKGVLGGTELVRKAREAAQEEGEAELERLFRAMAKRGRQPNMSFFAFTATPKHKTLAIFGRGGEPFHRYTMRQAIEEGFIEDVLKSYVSYKTYYKLIKKAEDDPNVERKKAARALARFMRLHPHNIGQKTEVMVEHFQQHTRHKIGGHAKAMVVTGSRLEAVRYKQEFDRYISEKGYPIKSLVAFSGTVEDDKVPEKTYTEVEMNNGLKEKELPETFAKPDYRVLLVAEKYQTGFDQPLLHTMYVDKRLAGIQAVQTLSRLNRTHPLKDDTFVLDFVNDPDEIQEAFRQYYDGSVMGEEVDPDRLYEVKAELDGSGIYLQDEVDEFSRIFFAPKRRQSPADHKNMNALLDQAVARFVQLQDEEEEEAEVWRGKTQAFRNLYSFLSQVIPYQDSDLEKLFTYLRHLALKLPKRKTGPGYQFDEEVELDYYRLQKISEGSINLAEGYAKPLDGPREVGTGEVREEYVTLSRLIDIINERFGAELSEADQLFFDQIAEAASQNESLRKAAEVNSLDKFQLVFRQVLESLFIERMELNEELFTDYMSKPEIQDVVSKWLGSQVYNRLSCSKDGNVSPNI; encoded by the coding sequence ATGAAACAAACCTCCGAAGCCGCCTTTGAAACCGCCATCGAAGCGGTGTTGCTGGATGACGGTTACAGTAAGCTGGCCTCAGGCGCTTTCGACACCGAGCGGGCGATCTTCCCCGACGAGGCGCTGACCTTTATCCGCGAGACCCAAAGCAAGAATTGGGAAAAGCTGGAGTCCCTGCACGGTGCGGAGACCGGCGAGCGGGTGTTGCAGGCGCTCACCAAATGGCTGGACACCCACGGCGCGCTGACCACGCTGCGTCACGGCTTCAAATGCTTCGGCAAGACCCTGCGCATCGCCTTTTTCCGCCCGGCCCACGGCCTCAACCCGGAACTGGAGGCGCGGTACCGTGCCAACCGGCTGGGCATTACCCGGCAGCTCTATTTCAGCGGTAAGAACAAGAAATCGCTGGACGTAGTATTAAGCGTCAACGGCATTCCGGTGGTGACGCTGGAGCTGAAAAATCCCCTCTCCGGCCAGACGGCCGCCAACGCCATCCACCAGTATCGCCACGACCGCGACCCGCGCGAGCCGGTCTTCCTCTTTACCAAGCGCACCCTGGTGCATTTCGCCGTGGATACCGAAGAGGCGCATATGACCACGTGCCTGGCCGGGACCAGTACCCACTTTCTGCCGTTCAACAAGGGCCGGGACGGTGGTGCGGGTAATCCGCCGGATAGGGAAGGCCGCAACTACAAGACCGCCTATCTGTGGGAAGAGGTGTTGCAGCGCGACAGCTTGCTCGACCTGCTGGCGCGCTTTCTCCATCTGGATATCGACGAAAAGGTCACCGATGAAGGCAAGAAGGTGCGCAAGGAGACGATGATCTTTCCCCGCTACCACCAGTTGCAGGCGGTGCGGCAGATGGTTGCAGGGGCGGGCAGCGAGGGCGTCGGGCACAACTATCTGGTGGAACACTCGGCGGGGAGCGGCAAGAGCAATACCATCGGCTGGCTGGCCCACCGGCTCTCCTCCCTGCACAACGAGCGGGACGAGCGCATCTTCGACAGCGTGGTGGTGATCACCGACCGGGTGGTGCTCGACCGCCAGTTGCAGAACACCATCTACCAGTTCGACCACCGTCAGGGGGTGGTGCAGAAGATCGATGAGGATTCGCGGCAACTGGCCGAGGCTCTGGAAGCGGGTGTACCGATCATCATCACCACCCTGCAGAAATTCCCCTTTGTCTCCGGGCAGCTGATGAAGATGGCCGAGGAGCGCGGCGAAGGCAGCAGCCATCTGCCGACGCGCAAATACGCGGTGATCATCGACGAGGCGCACAGCTCCCAGTCGGGGGAGACGGCCACCGAGCTAAAAGGCGTGCTGGGTGGTACCGAGCTAGTCCGCAAGGCCCGCGAAGCGGCGCAGGAAGAAGGCGAAGCGGAACTGGAGCGGTTGTTTCGCGCCATGGCCAAGCGCGGCCGTCAGCCCAATATGAGCTTCTTCGCCTTCACCGCCACGCCCAAGCACAAGACCCTGGCGATCTTCGGCCGGGGTGGCGAGCCCTTCCACCGCTACACCATGCGGCAGGCCATCGAGGAAGGCTTCATTGAGGATGTGCTGAAGAGCTACGTCAGCTACAAGACCTACTACAAGCTGATCAAGAAGGCCGAGGACGACCCCAATGTCGAGCGCAAGAAGGCGGCCCGGGCGCTGGCGCGCTTCATGCGCCTGCATCCCCACAACATCGGTCAGAAGACCGAGGTGATGGTCGAGCACTTCCAGCAGCATACCCGCCACAAGATTGGCGGCCACGCCAAGGCGATGGTGGTCACCGGTTCGCGGCTGGAGGCAGTGCGCTACAAGCAGGAGTTTGACCGCTACATCAGCGAGAAGGGCTATCCCATCAAGAGCCTGGTGGCCTTTTCCGGCACGGTCGAAGACGACAAGGTGCCCGAGAAAACCTACACCGAAGTCGAGATGAATAACGGTTTAAAGGAAAAGGAGCTGCCCGAGACCTTTGCCAAGCCCGATTATCGGGTGCTGCTGGTGGCGGAGAAGTACCAGACCGGTTTTGACCAGCCACTGTTGCACACCATGTACGTCGACAAACGGTTGGCCGGAATTCAGGCGGTGCAGACCCTCTCGCGCCTGAACCGTACCCATCCGCTGAAGGATGACACCTTCGTGCTCGATTTCGTCAACGACCCGGACGAGATTCAGGAGGCGTTTCGCCAGTATTACGACGGTTCGGTCATGGGCGAGGAAGTCGATCCGGATCGGTTGTATGAGGTAAAGGCTGAGCTGGACGGATCGGGCATCTACCTGCAAGACGAGGTGGACGAGTTCTCGCGCATCTTCTTTGCGCCCAAGCGCCGCCAAAGCCCGGCCGACCACAAGAACATGAACGCCCTGCTGGATCAGGCGGTGGCCCGCTTTGTCCAGCTGCAAGATGAGGAAGAGGAAGAAGCCGAGGTGTGGCGGGGCAAAACCCAGGCGTTTCGTAACCTCTACAGCTTTTTGAGTCAGGTGATTCCCTACCAGGACAGCGATCTGGAAAAGCTCTTTACCTATCTGCGCCACCTGGCCTTGAAACTGCCCAAGCGTAAGACCGGGCCGGGATACCAGTTCGATGAAGAGGTGGAGCTTGACTACTACCGGCTGCAGAAGATCAGCGAAGGCTCGATCAACCTGGCCGAGGGCTATGCCAAGCCGCTCGACGGGCCGCGTGAGGTGGGCACCGGCGAGGTTCGCGAAGAATACGTAACGCTCTCACGCCTCATCGATATCATCAACGAGCGTTTCGGTGCGGAGTTGAGCGAAGCGGACCAGCTTTTCTTCGATCAGATCGCCGAGGCAGCAAGCCAGAACGAATCCTTGCGCAAAGCCGCCGAAGTAAACTCCCTCGACAAGTTCCAACTGGTCTTCCGCCAGGTGCTGGAGTCTCTGTTCATTGAGCGCATGGAGCTCAACGAGGAGCTGTTTACCGACTACATGAGCAAACCGGAAATACAGGATGTGGTTTCCAAATGGCTGGGTAGCCAAGTCTACAATCGTTTGAGTTGTTCGAAAGACGGTAATGTCTCTCCCAATATTTGA